A single Macaca fascicularis isolate 582-1 chromosome 13, T2T-MFA8v1.1 DNA region contains:
- the LOC135964374 gene encoding oxaloacetate tautomerase FAHD2B, mitochondrial-like, translating into MLVSGRRRLLTALLQAQKWRFQPSRDMRLVQFQAPHLVGPHLGLETGNGGGVINLNAFDPTLPKTMTQFLEQGEATLSVARRALAAQLPVLPRSEVTFLAPVTRPDKVVCVGMNYADHCKEQNVPVPKEPIIFSKFASSIVGPYDEVVLPPESQEVDWEAELAVVIGKKGKHIKATDAMAHVAGFTVAHDVSARDWLTTRNGKQWLLGKTFDTFCPLGPALVTKDSVADPHNLKICCRVNGEVVQSSNTNQMVFKTEDLIAWVSQFVTFYPGDVILTGTPPGVGVFRKPPVFLKKGDEVQCEIEELGVIINKVV; encoded by the exons ATGCTGGTGTCTGGTAGAAGAAGGCTGCTCACAGCTCTGCTGCAGGCTCAGAAGTGGCGCTTTCAGCCCTCCAGAGACATGAGACTAGTACAGTTCCAGGCACCCCACCTGGTGGGGCCTCACTTGGGCCTGGAGACAGGGAATGGTGGAGGGGTTATCAACCTCAATGCCTTTGACCCCACACTCCCGAAGACGATGACACAGTTCCTAGAGCAGGGAGAGGCCACCCTCTCAGTGGCAAGAAG AGCCTTGGCTGCCCAGTTGCCAGTTCTCCCACGGTCAGAGGTAACCTTCCTGGCTCCAGTCACACGGCCAGATAAGGTGGTGTGTGTGGGCATGAATTATGCGGACCACTGCAAAGAACAGAACGTGCCCGTGCCCAAGGAGCCCATCATCTTCAGCAAGTTTGCCAGCTCCATCGTGGGGCCCTATGATGAGGTGGTCCTCCCACCAGAGAGCCAG GAAGTAGATTGGGAAGCAGAGCTGGCCGTGGTCATTGGAAAGAAAGGCAAGCACATCAAG GCCACAGATGCCATGGCCCACGTGGCCGGCTTCACTGTGGCTCATGACGTGAGTGCTCGTGACTGGCTAACGACACGCAATGGGAAACAGTGGCTGCTGGGGAAAACCTTCGACACCTTCTGCCCTCTGGGCCCTGCCTTGGTGACCAAGGACAGTGTAGCAG ATCCACACAACTTAAAGATCTGCTGCCGAGTGAACGGGGAAGTGGTCCAGAGCAGCAACACCAACCAGATGGTATTCAAGACGGAGGACCTGATAGCCTGGGTCTCCCA GTTTGTCACCTTTTACCCAGGGGATGTCATCCTGACTGGGACCCCCCCAGGTGTCGGTGTATTCAGGAAACCTCCTGTCTTTCTCAAG AAGGGGGATGAAGTCCAGTGTGAGATTGAAGAACTAGGTGTCATCATCAACAAGGTGGTGTGA